The genomic window TCCGATTGACCGGGTGATGGAAGCATTAGAGATTGAAATGATTTGAACCTGAAATTCGACAGGTTTCATGCAAATAAGCGCTATCCCGTTTAACTTTGCCGATGAAAAACAAACGGTAAATTCACAGTGACCGAACCGCTGGTGATCGGTTTGAAGCGCAGGCGTTTAATAATGCCGATCACTTCGGTGATAAAAGACTGATTGGAAATCGACGTTTCTGCAATCTGTACCTGACTGACCCGTCCGGATGCCTCAATGGTCACATCCAGAGAGATTTTACCGCCGAGCGACGGCTCCTGCCGCAGGTATTTGTTGTACGCATACATAATGCGGCCATGCTGGGCATTGATAACAGACATTACGTTTTGTGCCGAGCGGTCGGCTCTGGCCTGAGAAGAGCCGCGCATGCTCTGCGGAGACTGTATGTTGATCTCTCCTTTTTTCTCCAGCTCTACGCTTTCAATATCCGAATTGGATGACATGATATCGTCCACATCACCGGCAGCGCCCATGGCAAGCAGCTCATCAAGTGCATCCATATCACCGCCGCTTCCGGTCCCGTCTCCGCTACCGGAGCCGATGCGTTTGCCCGTTTGCAGCCGCTGGGTCTGCATGACTTTATCCAGATTTTCAGCCACCCCTTTATCAATTAAAAAATCTACAGCCTGGCTGGACTGATGGGAAGCGCCGGAACCGCCGATGAGCCCCAGCAGTCCGGCGGATTCCACCGTCTGATCGGATCCTGCGGATGACTCTGATTGTCTGCCGGAGCGCCGTTCTTCGGACTGTTCTCCGGAGGCAGCTTCCTGTTCCTCAGCTGCAGCGGAACTCTGCTGTCCGGTTTGCGAGCTGGCAAGGGTTTCCGGTTCCGGCTGCTGTTCACGAATCATAAAGCGGGCAAAACGTTTTTGAGCCTGTTGGGATTGCGGCGGTTCTTCGGGCGGCAATTCCGTATGATTGATATGCCAGACCCACCAGCCTTCGAACGCCAGAAAGAGAATCAGCAACAGTTTAAAAATTCCATCGCTCAACAGAGCTTTGCGCGCCGCCGAGCGCCAGGAAAAATCATGATAGAAAAGCGTACGGGCCGGCGCAGATGCATATTGAAAATGAACCTGTTTATCTCCCACCTGCAGCGTACCGGTATGTCCGGGTTCCACTTTGAGCTGATACATTCCCTTTTCTTTGGGCAGAATATCCTGGATAATCAGGCTTTGCAGCGAGATTTCGGACTCCCGGTAGCGCAAATGCCCGCCCATAGCCGGGTGCAATAGGATATGGCACTGATTTTTTTTCAGATGAATCAGAGACTGCGAGCGCGGATACCGATGATCGTACACCAGCACATCATTGTTCGGTGTCCTGCCGACCGTCAACGCATCGTTCGGACGCAGGATGTGTTCAACCTCACCTCCCGAGTCCTGAATAACAACTTTGATATGATTGTGTTTCGGTTTTGCCATTTATTTCAATCGGTTAATCATTCTTTTTCCAGGACGGCAAGATGCATATTGTTGTATCCCACGCGTCCGCATGTCAGCATGATACGTTTCAGCAGATCAAATGTAATATTCCGGTCACCCTGTATCGCTATCGAGCCGCGGAATCCCTGCATGTTTGCAGACATTTTACCAATGCCTTCGGTCATTTCGCGCAGACGAAGCAGTTCGTCCTGCAGCGACGAAAGCACCAGCTCTTCACCGGATAATACGGCGTCGAGTCTTTGAAGCGGCCGTCCATCAACCAGAATCCACTCCTGGGTGATGGCGATGACCGACATGGTGGTGGGCGCCTGCTGAGATGTCGATTCCGGCAGGCGCAGGTCCGGCGTGATGGTCATGATCTGGCCTTCAGCGCTGTAACTTTTCAGTAAAAAGACCAACAGGATCGTAAACATATCGATCATGGACGTCAATCGCAACCCGAACGTGCCTCGGCCCAGGCGTTTGGTGCCTGTGGCCAGTTTTAATGTGCTGTCTCTTTCAATATCCATTTGCTTTCACCTGTCCTAACCGGAAATGGAAATATTTGGAAATCCGGCTTGCCTACAATTATCCATAACAGTAATAATTATATGATATTCGATGTTGTCTTCCGGAGAGATGATAAAGTCATCAATATCCGGATATTTTTCCTTAACCTGATCCAGCTGCATCCTGAGTTCAGACCACACATAGCTGCCATTTTTTTGGGGGATGGGATCAAACTTTAAATCCGGGCTTTTTATCTGCAGATGATCCGGATGGATCAATAAAATATTGAGCACAGCCGGTTGAGCCGGCCTGGATGTGGCCCGGGCCTCTCCGGAGCGATCCAGGTTCGGAAGAGACAGTTCCAGCACGGCAATCCGGACGAACGTGGCTGTCAGCAGCAGAAACGGGATCAAAATGAGGAAAATGTTCATCACCGCCGTCAAATTCACATCCGCATCGCGAACGTGTCCGCGCAGCTTACGGTTCAGGGTCTGTTTCAGATTCATGAATTCCTCGATGTCAGGAACGCGTACAATCTTGCAACTTTTTCGTTAATCTCGTCAATTAATTCATTGGTTTTTTCCAGGATAAAGGTATATCCGATCAAACAGGGAATGGCGGTGATGATCCCGAACGCCGTGGTGTTCATGGCGATCGAAATGCCTGCGGTCAGAAGCGCCGCTTTATCCGCTGCGTCCGCATGTGCAACCGCGGCAAAGGCGTTGATCAATCCCAGAATCGTTCCAAGTAGGCCCAAAAGTGTGGCGACATTGGCAATCATGGCCAGATAATGCGTGCGTTTTTCCAATTTGGGCATTTCCACCATGGCGGCGACTTCCAGAGCGTTTTGAATATCTTTCGGGGATTTGTGGCTTGCCATCAGGCCTTCTTTGGCGATAGTGGGAAGGGCCGCAGAAGACTGATTGCAGTACTGGATAGCGCCTTTAACATCGCCGTTTTTCAACAACTCACCCACCCGGTTCATAAAGGTATCCGAATCAATTCGATTTTTGAACCGGATTACGATCAACCGTTCAATAATGATGACCAATCCCAGAAGCAGGGCGAACAGAATGATAAACATGACAGGACCGCCCTGGGAAAAAAATCTGATTATGCTTTGCAAATTAAACCTCCGCGTTTAAAAATCATTACCATTCTATCACATCCCGGCGGATCTGTGTACCCGGGGACATGTATTTGGTTTCCACCACCGACTGTTTATCAATCGGGCGAAAAATTTCATTAAAAAAAGACCGTTCTATGTTGATATCATCAATTTCAGGCGTCTGGCCCGGCAGAAAAAAAACAGCCTGGGGTTTTTCCAGTTCTCCCTTGACCTCAATTTTATCAATAAACAGGCGCGTGTCATCCCGGGTTACATCCGGATGTGTGGCCAGTGAATCACTTGCCGACAGCGAGTCCGGCCGGGCGCTGTCTGTCAACGTTTGCGCCGAAAGCGCGTTTATCATGATAAACAGAAAAACAATCATTGTTCTGGTGTACATACCTGCCTCAGGGATCATTGCTGGATATAGATTGTGAATTAATTTCAAGCGTCAATTCTTTTATTCGGCTGCGGCTGCGTTTGACCCAGATATTGTTGATCTGGTTGGCTTCAGCTTGACTCACATTCTTTTGGAACGCCTGCAGAGCTTTTTCCTTGTACGGAAACGCCGACTGCCGGAGCCTCGACCGGTAGAGTTTCTGCTGTTCCTCATCCAAATGCATGGGAGACGGTGATTCTTCGAACGCCCGCACCAGTTCTTCAAACGCCATACCCACCCGATGCAGTGAAGCGGTGGTCCATTCCGCCACCTGGTATTGTACCGCTCCGGTGTAGGCCTCTAATACATGCTGAAAACTGGCGGTTTTGCGTTCAAGATTTGTCTTTAACGGGGGCTCTATATTGAGCTTTTTATAATCTTCAAACAACATCTCTCCAAGCATAAATTGAGATGCGGCCACATAGTAAATATCAGCATTCCGGCCGTTTTGATAAGCCGCGATGACCCGTTGAAACAATTGGCGCGCCCGGGGATATTGAAACCGCTGGTACGCCATTTGTCCGCTTTTGTATAAAAACTCTACACTCTCCACCCGGTCAGGAAAGGTTTCCGCATAGCGTTGATACACCGTTTGAGCGGCAGCCAGATTTCCGGAATTTTCGTAATGCAGACCGGCTTTTTTCAAAGATTCCGCATTAAACGGGGAATCGGGGTAGCGGTCCACAAGCCGGATCAAATCGGATGCGGACAATATCCAGTCCTTTTGTTCTTCATGCAGAACAGCGGCCTGATACAGCGCTTTGTCCGCCATGGATGAGGAGGAATGCTCGCGCTGCAGGCGTTCGTACAGTCTGGCGGCCATGCTCTTTCGATTGGCATTCTGATACTGTACGGCGGCATTGTAAAGCGCACGTTCCTGAAACACACTGTCATTCGAGGTTTCTGCAATGGACAAAAGCAGATCACCGGCCTGCACATAATGTCCCTGCCGGCTGAGCTGATCGGCTTTTTTAAATTTTGCCGAGGCCGCCATCTGAGAGGCCTGCCTGGCACGGTCCGTGGAATCGGATACCGATACTTTATCAAACATTTTTTCGGCCTTGTTGTACTCTTTGGCCTTGAAATAAGCGTGTCCGGCGTTCATATATGCGGTCACCAGATACGGTGAACTGCCCTCCTGTATGATTTGATTGTAGACCTGCACTGCTTTTAAATGCTGGTCGAGCGACGCCAGAGTTTCCCCGAATTTCATATACACCTGATCCACCCAGTCACTGGCCGGATACAGGAGAATAAATTCATTGCAGGCCTGAAGCAGCTGAGCATCGGACTCATACGACACCCGTATGGACAGGGTGTCCGGTGTGGCGAGAAAATTGACGATTCGTGTGATGAACGGCGGCTGTTCTTCATCCTGATGCAGGGCGTCTACACGCGCCAGAATGCGGTTGAACGCAGCTTCTTCGCGAAAGCGCGAATCCGGGTAAAGGTCAACCACCGTCTTGTAAATTTCCGCAGCTTTTTCAGAATCATCAAGCTGATAATGACAGTCTGCAAGATAATAATGCAGGGTATCAGTATTGGCCTGGTCCGGAAAGGCATCGATATATTCGGTGTACAGATCAATCGCTGAATGATAATTCTGTTTTTCACCGGTTCGGGAGGCCAAAGACTGGTAGTAGGTGCCGAGATACACCAGGTGTTTTCGGGCCACCGCCATTCCGTGCTCATACAGCGAATCCGACGCATAATGGCTCGACCATTCACCGCCCGGGCCGAAAAGATCAATCGCAGAACGGCGGACTCGGTTGGCCTGTTGGATATCCCCGGCGTTTTCATAATTCTGAATGATAGCGGCGTAAATTTGCGAAAGCTCGGGATCATAAGGATAAAAATCACAAATAATCTCATAGGTTTGCACCGCTCGCAGATAGAATGTCCGCTGTTCATACAAACCGGCCATGGTTTGTAGAATAGGCTGTGTAAAAGGCCGGTTTTTTAAAGATTTTAAAAAGTTTCCGGCTGTGGAGGGCTCGGCGTACTCGGTGAACGCGCTGGCGATATAATAGATGGCTTCCGAACGAAGATCTGTCTTGGGTACGTTTAATTCCTGAGATTCCACCCGCTCCAGCATCTCCAGATCCTGAATGAGCGTCAAAAATGAACTGATGGCATCCGGATAACGCTCCAGGTTATAATACGACCACCCCAATTTATACAAGGCCATGTCAAAATACGGATTATCCCATTGCTGCAGCAGGTTTTTATAATGCACAATGGCATTTTTAAAATCACGTTTATTGAAATAATACTCGCCGATCCGGAACCGGGCTTCAAGCGCCAAATCGGATCCTTTAAACTGTTGCACCAGCTGTGAAAACGTCTCCTGCGCCTTTTGCGGGTTGCCGCCCTGAAGAAAGGTAATGCCGAGTGTATACATAACACGGTCGGCGAACGCAATGTCCGGAAACGAGTCCAACAGAGTCTGACAATAGTAGACTGTTTTTTCAATGCGTCTGACGGGCATATCTGGTTCAGTGTTTCGCTCACCACGGTCGTATTGCTCAAGTTTGCGTTCATAATTTTGCATTTCCTGCTCGTACAGCCACCTGGAGCGTTCTGAATACAGTTCAGCCAGTTGATACATCACGGTCGGGACGAACGCCCCGTCCGGATATTTTTCAATTAACGTTTCGTGTTCGTTAATGATCTGCTCCAGATGACTCGGATCACCTCCCGCCTCCTCAATCATGGCATTGACCACCCCGCTCTCCTGAGCATACAGAAAACCGCCGGAGAACAGACAGCATACTAAAAGGGTGAAACGATGTCGGGTCACGAATTTGATCATAATTATTGTTGGTGCCGTAATGTTTGACGTTTCAGAAATTTGGCCCGGGTGATACCATACTCTGCATAGGCAATCCAGTTATGTTCACTCTTAACCGGTCGGCTTTGCTGTTTTAGCTGATCGATTTCCTGCTCCAGGCGGTTCATTTCCTTGCGCTCACGTTCAATATCGCGAAACAACTGAAAATGGGTGCTGGTCATGTTGCCTTTCCGCTGTTCAAACGGACTGTAAGAATTTTCGGACTGATTATAAATTGATTTGACCAGCTTGGATTCCAGGGACAGCAGCTCCATTTTGCGTTTCTGGATCCGCTGTTTCTCAAACAGCAGCTCCTTCTGCAGGGAATCCCGGTGCGCGGATGACTGCAAGTCCTGATGATGTTCAATGAGATATTCATAGATTTCAACGGCATTGTCATATTTCCCCAGTTTCAAATAACAGCGTCCCAGCAGAAAAAGGCACTCGCTGGTCTGAGGGCTGTTTTCATAATTATTGTACAGGAGCGTCAACAGGGAAGCGGCTTTGTTCCAGTTTTTTTGATTGGCCTCTGTCCATCCTGCCGCGAGCAGGGCATCAGGGTGCTTGCTGCTACTGGGACTGACCGTCCGAAAATGAGACAGAGCATCCTTAAAGTACCCCATTTCATAATAGACATAACCCAGGGTAAGATGGGTCTCATCCAGAATAGACTGGCGTTCGTCATCAGTGGGTGGCATTTCCGAGAGGACGCGCAATATTTCGAGTGCTTGCTCGATATTTTTCATTTGCAGCAAAGAGACGCCCCGGGTATAAAGCGTATGTTCATAATAGGGGCTCGTTGAATTCGCCAGCTCCAGCGTTTCATTGCAGGCGGGATAATCTCCCAGATGATAATAGGCCAGACCGGCATAATAACCAGCGTAATTGAGTATGCGTTGAGCCGGATTGGATCGACGCAGAATTTTAAAATATTCGATACAGGAACGATAATTGCCCCGGTCATAGTGAATTCGTTCGATACCGAGAATGGCTTCCGGCAAATACTCACTTTTTACATGTTTTCGCAGCATAAACTTGTAAATCCGTTCTGCGCCTTCATGCAGATTCACTTCATACAGACAATTGCCCAGCATCAACAGAGCATGATCCATCTGTGAATAACCCGGATTAAAATCGAGTAGAATGGAAAGTTCACGTGCGCAATCCCAGAATTTCATTTCTTTATAAAGCTGCAGGGCCTGAAAAAACATCTTGTTCGATACTTTTTCCACCTGAGCCTGTTGTGTTTCCTGAGCCTGCAATTCAACCACGCCGGTCAGGAAAACCAGGCAATACACTGCAACCCTAATGTTTATTCTCTTTTTCATGCCCTAAAATGACACCCTCTGCATTAAAACGGGAGATCTTTTTCCTTTTCTTTTTCCAGTTTTTTGCGATATTCTTCAAGTTCTTTGTTGATGTCCTGCCGCTGCCGCCGAATTTCGTTGATATTTTGTTCTTTGAGCTGTTCGCGTTCCAGTTCCTGGATGTTTTTTTTATAAAATAAATGAAAAGAATAGGTCATTCCAAACATAATTCGCCAGTCTGCATAATCTTCGTAAAACCGATGTGACTGATTGCCGGCTTTCCGTTTAGACTGCGAAAGATCAATATCCCCGGCCACATCAAAGAGAATCTGGTAAGGTCCATAAAATTTTACACCCTGGGTATATCGAACCGAGTTATAAGATGCGGGCAGGTCTGTTTTATTGAAAAAATATTCGCCGCTCAGTTCACTGTAAATCAATACTTTTTTCACAGCGTATTTGACAGCCAGTCCGCCTATCAATTGATCCGTGATGCCGGCAAACACATCATTGCTTATATTATGATCCTTATAGCCCAAATTCAAACTCAATTTAAGCGGTATATTCAAATTGGATTCTTTAAAATTAAAGGAAGCCGCTGTAAGCATCGCCCATCCCAGTCCGTCTTCGCTATACGGTTCAAAGGGAATCGGGTGGATTGCGGCTGTTGGAGCCTCCAGATACCCTGCGGCAGCCAGAGAAAATAAAGGGGTTGGCTGCGCCAGGGTATGCTTTAAACCGATTTTTGTATCTCCGGGAGGTGCAAAAATATGCCTCTGATCATCATGATACGGGATCACATGAAGAAAAACTTCGGTTGCATAAGGCAGACCGAGAGAAAAACCCAGGTGCCAGGTATACAATTCGCTGAGAGATGACTCTGTATTCAGCTGCGTAGCATAGCCCTGAAAAACCGAACTTGTGTAAAACCGGCCATACTCGATGGCATCCGCTTCGTAAATCCGCATCAATCCTTTGCCGCCGCCGATGGAAACCTGGGCGGCAAGCAGAGACGGTGATAATAATATTAATAATAATAATAATTTGTTTGCCATTTTAGGCTCCAGTCAATTAATCGCATTCAAAAAGAGATAATAGAGTCATATCACATAGCACATAGTATGCCGTTGGCCTGAAAAAATTGTAAAATATTTGTACCCCTCACTACCGACAGCTTAAAACAAAGGCACCAGAGTCACAATTTGGGGTTTATGCCCGGATTCAACCGTATTGTATACTTGCGTTTCAAAAGCCTGAAAATCATGAGAATAAAAAATATGGTCAATACGCAAAATGTTGATTTTTTCCGCTTTGACGGGTACAGGCACTTTGTCGGTTATACGATATTCTGCAAAAGTAGTTCCCAACCCCCACCCGGCGGACGCAAAACTATTCTTTAAATATTTTGAATACAATTGATAGACCCAACTGTTGGGGGTATCGTTAAAATCCCCGGTGACAATTAAGGGCCGCTCCACCGGAAATAACCTGGAAGCCAGCTGACGAGCCTCGTCGCGGTGACGCATGTAACCGGTTTGAGCGTCATGATTATACAACTTAAAGTCCCGTTTGCCCATAAACTGTTCGAGGAGATAATTGGCACTGTGATGTAAATGGCAATTATACACATCAATTTGTTTGTCACGCCAGCTGACCGAGGCATGCGTAATGGTGATCGGGCTGTCCGGGTCGTACTCTGAATTAATGCTCACCAGCTCGGAATGAAGAAACGGGAGACGGGACAAAATGGCGCCGCCACCATAATCCGACACACGTCTTGACCATTTCTGATAGGGATATTGATCGGATAATTGGTCAACGAATACACGACGCTGCCCGGTTTGAAATTCCTGGATGCAGATTATATCCGGATTTTCTCGCCTGATAAACCCGACCATTTGCTCGGATTCCATCCGCTCTGCATCCATACCGATATTCCAGCTCATCACTCTTAGATTCTGAGGTGCTTTTGCATCCGGTTTGACAGGAGGAAGCAGCTGAGTATTATAATGATAAACCAAACACAGCACCACCAGCGTATAAAATAAATGATGAACGGATAGACTTTCCCTGTATGCAGAATACAAGAGAATGACGAAATATAAAATCAGTAAAACAAACAGGTATCTGAAAAATGTCGGCAGGTACAAGAGGCCGGCCAGCGCAATGCAAACAGCAAGCGCATACAGAAGCATTTTGACCGGGATCGGACGCTGTTTACTGATCAGCCCAACCGCAATGAACGGAAGCAGCAGCGCCACAGGAATCCAGATCACATCGGAAAGCAAGCTGGCGCCCATATCCGTCACTGCATTGACACTAAAAAGCCCGCTACGTATGGTTACGTTCCATACAATCAGTTCAAGACACAGGATACAGAGCCAGATCAAAGAAAGGATTATCGTTTTAAATTTATTCACACAACCATTGTCGTTTTTTCTGTAAATATACGATCTTGGCGCGAAAAAAGCAAAATCTTCAAGCGGTCAGACGCGTTTTTTTCAATAATTTTGAATCTTTTAATATTTTTCTGAATCAAATAAATAAAGATTTGCAAATTAATAAATAATAATTATCTTTTAGCAACTCTATTGTCGTGAACAACAAAGGAGACCCCTCATGATCTCAAAAGAGATGGAAAAAGCAATAAACGAACAAATTAATAAAGAATTATATTCATCATATCTCTATTTATCCATGGCATCTTTTCTGGAAGCGGACGGTCTGGACGGCATGGCCAACTTTATGAAGGCCCAGGCTCAGGAAGAAGTTGAACATGCCATGAAATTTTACGGCTATGTCAATGAGCAGGGCGGCCGTGTTATCCTGGATGCCATCGAAAAACCAAAAGCCGAGTTCAAAGATGTCAAAGAGATATTTACGCTATCTTTTGAACATGAAAAATACGTCACCGGTCGAATCCATTCACTAATTGATCTGGCGCTGAAAGAGAACGACCACGCCACCAAGACGTTTCTCGACTGGTATGTCACTGAACAGGTTGAAGAAGAAGCGACGATGAACAGCATTCTGGACAAACTGGACCGTATCGGAACGTCCGGACAGGGCTTGTTGATGCTGGATGCACAATTGGGCCAGAGAAGAGCTCCCGCAGGCGAAGGAGAATAACAGGCTGATCTATTGCCGATGAATAGACTATTTGACTCGCGCCCTGATTAGTGGCAGCAGAGAGTAGAGTCTTTGGGAGGATGATGATGATGAATGAAAGTCAAAGACAAAAACAGGCGTTCGAAGAGATTGCATTCGAACACATGGATTCTCTTTACAGCACCGCACTGCGGTATACGCATAATACCCAGGAAGCTGAAGACCTTGTACAGGATACATATCTTCGAGCCTATCGATTCTTTGACAAATTTGAAAAAGGCACCAATTTCAAAGCCTGGATATTCAAAATCCTGACGAATACATTTATCAACCGATACAGAAAAAAAGTCCGGACCCCGCAACAAGTCCAGCTGGAAAAAGTTGAATACGGACTGGAAGACAAAAACTCGGATGCCGATGAAGATGTCGGCGAGTGGGATGATTTTGACAAGGACAAGTATAAGGAACTGTTTGATGATGAGATTACGTCTGCCTTGTCACAGCTGTCGGATGATTTTCGTATGGTTGTATTGCTCGCGGATGTAGAAGGTTTTTCCTACAAGGAAATTGCTGAAATCATCGACCGGCCCAGCGGCACGGTCATGTCCCGGTTGTTCCGCGGCAGACGCATGTTACAGCGTATTTTGGAAAAATACGCACAGCGTGAAGGATATGTTAAAGAAGACTGATTACATCCACCGCAGGGATATCCCTGTGGTGGTGTTGTTATATTGATGACTTTGGACGGCGGGCTCCAAACAACACCGCACAAGGGGCATTTTTTGTGACCAGCCGATTCAGTTTTGTGCAATACAGGGCTGCAAACGTCCGGCAGCTTTTTGCGCCGTCAATATTTTCTTCAGACGGAAACTCGGCATATTCGCAGGACAGATCACAAAACTTTATTTTTGAATTTGTAACCCCTGCGTTATTATTATCCTTCATAGTATTTATCCTCGTAATGCAAACTCGCGTCCTTTTATAAAACCTGCTGTGTACACCAGCAGCGCTGTCAGAATCAGCGGAAACAACAGACAAAATTGTGCGAATAACATCAAATTATTTTTCAAAAGTCGTTTACCGATCGCAAGTATGCGAACGCCGGGCAAAAATGGGATGAGCCACGGGACATTGACAAACACTTTTCCCTTTAGATGATAGCGGTGTCGATTGATCGCAGCGCCGTAACCCAGTTCATACTGATTGCGCATAATTTTTTTCAGATTGGTCCGGTTTTTGTGCCATATCACAGCTTCCGGTTGATAAAAGAGCGCAAGGCCCTTGCGCTCGATTTGTCGGCAGTATAAACTGTCACTGCCCTTGACCTGATCAATGAACAAACCGTGCTCGCTGAACACATCCCGGCTGAATGAGAGATTACAGGTTCCAAAATGAGTATTGTCAAGGGTCTCTTTGGGTTTGATCAAATCACTGAATTCGAGCAGATAATCGCAAGTCCCCAGAATATCACCGGGAGTGCCGTTTTTAACCATGCCGCCGATCACCGGATAACCGCGTTCATGGCTCATGAGCAACTGTTCCAGCCAATCCGGATGCACAATACAATCCGTATCTGTGAACGCCAGATAGTCACCCCGGGCTACCTTGATGGCTTGATTGCGGGCAGTGCCGGGAAAGGCACGCTGCGGCAGCCGAATCACACGGATCTCGGGGAAACGCTCCTCTATCAAATCAGCCGTATCATCTCCGGTGGACTCGACTACAATAACTTCATATTCAAACGAGGTTCTCTGACGCATGACAGAGGTCAGGGCGTCAAATATGACATGTTTTTGATCATAGGACGGTATAATAACCGAAGCTTTCATAACCAGATTCCTGTTAATAGCATTTTTTTCCAATGATCAAGGTAAGAAAATTTTTGTAGAAATGGAATAAAAAATGCACCCGGAAGCGGGTGCATTTTTTAGAATGATCAGGACACGGCGTGTTTATACCGCTTTTGTACGTTATCCCAATTGATGATTTTAAAGAAATTTTCAACGTATTCTGAACGCCGGTTTTGATAATTCAGATAATAGGCGTGCTCCCATACATCAATCACCAACAAGGGTACGACACCCCACTGGGTTAAATTTTGATGTTTTTCAGCCTGAAGCACCACAAGCTTCTGACCCAGCGGTTCAAAGGCAAGAACACCCCAGCCGCTTCCTTCAACAGTTGAAGCAGCTGCAATATATTGCTGTTT from candidate division KSB1 bacterium includes these protein-coding regions:
- a CDS encoding AgmX/PglI C-terminal domain-containing protein; this translates as MAKPKHNHIKVVIQDSGGEVEHILRPNDALTVGRTPNNDVLVYDHRYPRSQSLIHLKKNQCHILLHPAMGGHLRYRESEISLQSLIIQDILPKEKGMYQLKVEPGHTGTLQVGDKQVHFQYASAPARTLFYHDFSWRSAARKALLSDGIFKLLLILFLAFEGWWVWHINHTELPPEEPPQSQQAQKRFARFMIREQQPEPETLASSQTGQQSSAAAEEQEAASGEQSEERRSGRQSESSAGSDQTVESAGLLGLIGGSGASHQSSQAVDFLIDKGVAENLDKVMQTQRLQTGKRIGSGSGDGTGSGGDMDALDELLAMGAAGDVDDIMSSNSDIESVELEKKGEINIQSPQSMRGSSQARADRSAQNVMSVINAQHGRIMYAYNKYLRQEPSLGGKISLDVTIEASGRVSQVQIAETSISNQSFITEVIGIIKRLRFKPITSGSVTVNLPFVFHRQS
- a CDS encoding biopolymer transporter ExbD; this translates as MDIERDSTLKLATGTKRLGRGTFGLRLTSMIDMFTILLVFLLKSYSAEGQIMTITPDLRLPESTSQQAPTTMSVIAITQEWILVDGRPLQRLDAVLSGEELVLSSLQDELLRLREMTEGIGKMSANMQGFRGSIAIQGDRNITFDLLKRIMLTCGRVGYNNMHLAVLEKE
- a CDS encoding biopolymer transporter ExbD, translated to MNLKQTLNRKLRGHVRDADVNLTAVMNIFLILIPFLLLTATFVRIAVLELSLPNLDRSGEARATSRPAQPAVLNILLIHPDHLQIKSPDLKFDPIPQKNGSYVWSELRMQLDQVKEKYPDIDDFIISPEDNIEYHIIITVMDNCRQAGFPNISISG
- a CDS encoding MotA/TolQ/ExbB proton channel family protein, with amino-acid sequence MQSIIRFFSQGGPVMFIILFALLLGLVIIIERLIVIRFKNRIDSDTFMNRVGELLKNGDVKGAIQYCNQSSAALPTIAKEGLMASHKSPKDIQNALEVAAMVEMPKLEKRTHYLAMIANVATLLGLLGTILGLINAFAAVAHADAADKAALLTAGISIAMNTTAFGIITAIPCLIGYTFILEKTNELIDEINEKVARLYAFLTSRNS
- a CDS encoding tetratricopeptide repeat protein, encoding MIKFVTRHRFTLLVCCLFSGGFLYAQESGVVNAMIEEAGGDPSHLEQIINEHETLIEKYPDGAFVPTVMYQLAELYSERSRWLYEQEMQNYERKLEQYDRGERNTEPDMPVRRIEKTVYYCQTLLDSFPDIAFADRVMYTLGITFLQGGNPQKAQETFSQLVQQFKGSDLALEARFRIGEYYFNKRDFKNAIVHYKNLLQQWDNPYFDMALYKLGWSYYNLERYPDAISSFLTLIQDLEMLERVESQELNVPKTDLRSEAIYYIASAFTEYAEPSTAGNFLKSLKNRPFTQPILQTMAGLYEQRTFYLRAVQTYEIICDFYPYDPELSQIYAAIIQNYENAGDIQQANRVRRSAIDLFGPGGEWSSHYASDSLYEHGMAVARKHLVYLGTYYQSLASRTGEKQNYHSAIDLYTEYIDAFPDQANTDTLHYYLADCHYQLDDSEKAAEIYKTVVDLYPDSRFREEAAFNRILARVDALHQDEEQPPFITRIVNFLATPDTLSIRVSYESDAQLLQACNEFILLYPASDWVDQVYMKFGETLASLDQHLKAVQVYNQIIQEGSSPYLVTAYMNAGHAYFKAKEYNKAEKMFDKVSVSDSTDRARQASQMAASAKFKKADQLSRQGHYVQAGDLLLSIAETSNDSVFQERALYNAAVQYQNANRKSMAARLYERLQREHSSSSMADKALYQAAVLHEEQKDWILSASDLIRLVDRYPDSPFNAESLKKAGLHYENSGNLAAAQTVYQRYAETFPDRVESVEFLYKSGQMAYQRFQYPRARQLFQRVIAAYQNGRNADIYYVAASQFMLGEMLFEDYKKLNIEPPLKTNLERKTASFQHVLEAYTGAVQYQVAEWTTASLHRVGMAFEELVRAFEESPSPMHLDEEQQKLYRSRLRQSAFPYKEKALQAFQKNVSQAEANQINNIWVKRSRSRIKELTLEINSQSISSNDP
- a CDS encoding tetratricopeptide repeat protein, with the protein product MKKRINIRVAVYCLVFLTGVVELQAQETQQAQVEKVSNKMFFQALQLYKEMKFWDCARELSILLDFNPGYSQMDHALLMLGNCLYEVNLHEGAERIYKFMLRKHVKSEYLPEAILGIERIHYDRGNYRSCIEYFKILRRSNPAQRILNYAGYYAGLAYYHLGDYPACNETLELANSTSPYYEHTLYTRGVSLLQMKNIEQALEILRVLSEMPPTDDERQSILDETHLTLGYVYYEMGYFKDALSHFRTVSPSSSKHPDALLAAGWTEANQKNWNKAASLLTLLYNNYENSPQTSECLFLLGRCYLKLGKYDNAVEIYEYLIEHHQDLQSSAHRDSLQKELLFEKQRIQKRKMELLSLESKLVKSIYNQSENSYSPFEQRKGNMTSTHFQLFRDIERERKEMNRLEQEIDQLKQQSRPVKSEHNWIAYAEYGITRAKFLKRQTLRHQQ